The following coding sequences lie in one Sorex araneus isolate mSorAra2 chromosome 4, mSorAra2.pri, whole genome shotgun sequence genomic window:
- the LOC101540099 gene encoding group 10 secretory phospholipase A2, protein MPPPPPGLLPPLLLLLLLAPGLGCLAAPRSHVHRRGLIELAKTMGCVGIQSPLAYVNYGCYCGLGGQGQPQDETDWCCQRHDCCYTRAEEAQCSPKLSRYPWQCINETVQCGPSENKCQELLCKCDQDFAHCLAQAVYDMKYLFYLQSSCGDTSPQCP, encoded by the exons ATGCCGCCTCCGCCGCCGgggctgctgccgccgctgctgctgctgctgttgctggccCCGGGCCTCGGGTGCCTCGCCG CCCCCAGGTCCCACGTCCACCGGCGAGGACTCATCGAGCTCGCGAAGACCATGGGCTGTGTCGGCATCCAGAGCCCTTTGGCCTACGTGAACTACGGCTGCTACTGCGGCCTGGGcggccagggccagccccaggatGAGACTGACTG gtgCTGCCAGCGCCACGACTGCTGCTACACGCGGGCTGAGGAGGCCCAGTGCAGCCCGAAGCTGAGCCGCTACCCCTGGCAATGCATCAACGAGACGGTGCAGTGCG GACCCTCGGAGAACAAGTGCCAAGAGCTCCTGTGCAAGTGTGACCAGGACTTTGCTCACTGCTTAGCCCAAGCTGTGTATGACATGAAGTACCTCTTCTACCTCCAGTCCTCGTGTGGGGACACGTCGCCCCAGTGTCCCTGA
- the BFAR gene encoding bifunctional apoptosis regulator isoform X4, with protein sequence MEEPPQGALSPEVREEEEEARPGNTSPQISISEFSCHCCYDILVNPTTLNCGHSFCRHCLALWWVSSKKTECPECREKWEGFPKVNILLRDAVEKLFPDAIRMRLEDIQQNQDMVQSLAAFQKYGNDQLSLAPSAGRAHQQRGGGFFSGVLTALTGVAVVLLVYHWSRRESEHDLLVHKAVTKWTAEEVVLWLEQLGPWAALYRDRFLSQRVNGRLLLTLTEEEFSRAPYAVENSHRRAILMELERVKALGVKPPQNLWEYKEDGAAEDLVAKLLDLREPTWRQWREFLVKYSFLPYQLIAEFAWDWLEVHYWTSRFLIVNAMLLSVLELFSFWRIWSRSELKTVPQRMWSHFWKVSTQGLFVAMFWPLIPQFVCNCLFYWALYFNPIINIDLVVKEVRRLETQVL encoded by the exons ATGGAGGAGCCCCcgcagggtgccctgagccccgaggtccgtgaggaagaggaggaggcccGGCCCGGAAACACCAGCCCTCAGATCTCCATCAGCGAGTTTTCCTGTCACTGCTGCTATGACATCCTGGTCAACCCCACCACTCTGAACTGTGGGCACAGCTTCTGCCGGCACTGCCTCGCCTTGTGGTGGGTCTCGTCCAAGAAAACCGAGTGTCCGGAGTGCAGAGAGAAGTGGGAAGGCTTCCCCAAGGTCAACATTCTCCTCAG GGATGCCGTCGAGAAATTATTCCCAGATGCCATTCGAATGCGACTGGAAGACATTCAGCAGAATCAGGACATGGTCCAGAGTCTGGCGGCCTTTCAGAAGTACGGGAACGAtcagctctctctggcccccagcgcCGGTCGCGCCCACCAGCAGAGAGGCGGGGGCTTCTTTTCCGGAGTGCTCACAGCTCTCACGGGAGTGGCC GTGGTCCTGCTCGTGTATCACTGGAGCCGAAGAGAGTCTGAGCACGACCTCCTGGTGCACAAGGCCGTGACCAAATGGACAGCGGAGGAAGTGGTCCTCTGGCTGGAGCAGCTGGGCCCGTGGGCCGCTCTCTACAGAGACCGGTTCCTGTCTCAGAGAGTCAACGGAAG ATTGCTTCTCACGTTGACAGAGGAGGAGTTTTCTAGGGCCCCGTACGCTGTGGAGAACAGCCACCGGAGAGCCATCCTCATGGAGCTGGAGCGCGTGAAGGCGCTGGGCGTGAAGCCCCCACAGAACCTCTGGGAGTATAAG GAGGACGGCGCCGCCGAGGACCTCGTCGCCAAGCTCCTG GACCTGAGGGAGCCCACGTGGCGGCAGTGGCGGGAATTCCTCGTCAAGTACTCCTTCCTCCCGTACCAGCTCATCGCCGAGTTCGCCTGGGACTGGCTGGAGGTCCACTACTGGACGTCCCGCTTCCTCATCGTCAACGCCATGCTGCTCTCCGTCCTGGAGCTGTTCTCCTTCTGGAGGATCTGGTCTCGGAGTGAGCTGAA gACTGTGCCCCAGCGGATGTGGAGCCACTTCTGGAAGGTGTCGACCCAGGGCCTTTTCGTGGCCATGTTCTGGCCCCTCATCCCCCAGTTTGTTTGCAACTGCTTATTTTACTGGGCCCTGTACTTCAACCCGATCATTAACATCGATCTCGTGGTCAAGGAGGTCCGGCGACTCGAGACCCAGGTGTTGTGA
- the BFAR gene encoding bifunctional apoptosis regulator isoform X3 — MEEPPQGALSPEVREEEEEARPGNTSPQISISEFSCHCCYDILVNPTTLNCGHSFCRHCLALWWVSSKKTECPECREKWEGFPKVNILLRDAVEKLFPDAIRMRLEDIQQNQDMVQSLAAFQKYGNDQLSLAPSAGRAHQQRGGGFFSGVLTALTGVAVVLLVYHWSRRESEHDLLVHKAVTKWTAEEVVLWLEQLGPWAALYRDRFLSQRVNGRLLLTLTEEEFSRAPYAVENSHRRAILMELERVKALGVKPPQNLWEYKAVNPGRSLFLLYALKSSPRLGLLYLYLFDYTDTFLPFIHTICPLQEDGAAEDLVAKLLLIAEFAWDWLEVHYWTSRFLIVNAMLLSVLELFSFWRIWSRSELKTVPQRMWSHFWKVSTQGLFVAMFWPLIPQFVCNCLFYWALYFNPIINIDLVVKEVRRLETQVL, encoded by the exons ATGGAGGAGCCCCcgcagggtgccctgagccccgaggtccgtgaggaagaggaggaggcccGGCCCGGAAACACCAGCCCTCAGATCTCCATCAGCGAGTTTTCCTGTCACTGCTGCTATGACATCCTGGTCAACCCCACCACTCTGAACTGTGGGCACAGCTTCTGCCGGCACTGCCTCGCCTTGTGGTGGGTCTCGTCCAAGAAAACCGAGTGTCCGGAGTGCAGAGAGAAGTGGGAAGGCTTCCCCAAGGTCAACATTCTCCTCAG GGATGCCGTCGAGAAATTATTCCCAGATGCCATTCGAATGCGACTGGAAGACATTCAGCAGAATCAGGACATGGTCCAGAGTCTGGCGGCCTTTCAGAAGTACGGGAACGAtcagctctctctggcccccagcgcCGGTCGCGCCCACCAGCAGAGAGGCGGGGGCTTCTTTTCCGGAGTGCTCACAGCTCTCACGGGAGTGGCC GTGGTCCTGCTCGTGTATCACTGGAGCCGAAGAGAGTCTGAGCACGACCTCCTGGTGCACAAGGCCGTGACCAAATGGACAGCGGAGGAAGTGGTCCTCTGGCTGGAGCAGCTGGGCCCGTGGGCCGCTCTCTACAGAGACCGGTTCCTGTCTCAGAGAGTCAACGGAAG ATTGCTTCTCACGTTGACAGAGGAGGAGTTTTCTAGGGCCCCGTACGCTGTGGAGAACAGCCACCGGAGAGCCATCCTCATGGAGCTGGAGCGCGTGAAGGCGCTGGGCGTGAAGCCCCCACAGAACCTCTGGGAGTATAAG GCGGTGAACCCAGGCAGGTCCCTGTTCCTGCTGTACGCCCTGAAGAGCTCCCCCAGGCTGGGCCTGCTGTACCTCTACCTGTTCGACTACACGGACACCTTCCTGCCCTTCATCCACACCATCTGCCCTCTGCAGGAGGACGGCGCCGCCGAGGACCTCGTCGCCAAGCTCCTG CTCATCGCCGAGTTCGCCTGGGACTGGCTGGAGGTCCACTACTGGACGTCCCGCTTCCTCATCGTCAACGCCATGCTGCTCTCCGTCCTGGAGCTGTTCTCCTTCTGGAGGATCTGGTCTCGGAGTGAGCTGAA gACTGTGCCCCAGCGGATGTGGAGCCACTTCTGGAAGGTGTCGACCCAGGGCCTTTTCGTGGCCATGTTCTGGCCCCTCATCCCCCAGTTTGTTTGCAACTGCTTATTTTACTGGGCCCTGTACTTCAACCCGATCATTAACATCGATCTCGTGGTCAAGGAGGTCCGGCGACTCGAGACCCAGGTGTTGTGA
- the BFAR gene encoding bifunctional apoptosis regulator isoform X5 — MEEPPQGALSPEVREEEEEARPGNTSPQISISEFSCHCCYDILVNPTTLNCGHSFCRHCLALWWVSSKKTECPECREKWEGFPKVNILLRDAVEKLFPDAIRMRLEDIQQNQDMVQSLAAFQKYGNDQLSLAPSAGRAHQQRGGGFFSGVLTALTGVAVVLLVYHWSRRESEHDLLVHKAVTKWTAEEVVLWLEQLGPWAALYRDRFLSQRVNGRLLLTLTEEEFSRAPYAVENSHRRAILMELERVKALGVKPPQNLWEYKEDGAAEDLVAKLLLIAEFAWDWLEVHYWTSRFLIVNAMLLSVLELFSFWRIWSRSELKTVPQRMWSHFWKVSTQGLFVAMFWPLIPQFVCNCLFYWALYFNPIINIDLVVKEVRRLETQVL, encoded by the exons ATGGAGGAGCCCCcgcagggtgccctgagccccgaggtccgtgaggaagaggaggaggcccGGCCCGGAAACACCAGCCCTCAGATCTCCATCAGCGAGTTTTCCTGTCACTGCTGCTATGACATCCTGGTCAACCCCACCACTCTGAACTGTGGGCACAGCTTCTGCCGGCACTGCCTCGCCTTGTGGTGGGTCTCGTCCAAGAAAACCGAGTGTCCGGAGTGCAGAGAGAAGTGGGAAGGCTTCCCCAAGGTCAACATTCTCCTCAG GGATGCCGTCGAGAAATTATTCCCAGATGCCATTCGAATGCGACTGGAAGACATTCAGCAGAATCAGGACATGGTCCAGAGTCTGGCGGCCTTTCAGAAGTACGGGAACGAtcagctctctctggcccccagcgcCGGTCGCGCCCACCAGCAGAGAGGCGGGGGCTTCTTTTCCGGAGTGCTCACAGCTCTCACGGGAGTGGCC GTGGTCCTGCTCGTGTATCACTGGAGCCGAAGAGAGTCTGAGCACGACCTCCTGGTGCACAAGGCCGTGACCAAATGGACAGCGGAGGAAGTGGTCCTCTGGCTGGAGCAGCTGGGCCCGTGGGCCGCTCTCTACAGAGACCGGTTCCTGTCTCAGAGAGTCAACGGAAG ATTGCTTCTCACGTTGACAGAGGAGGAGTTTTCTAGGGCCCCGTACGCTGTGGAGAACAGCCACCGGAGAGCCATCCTCATGGAGCTGGAGCGCGTGAAGGCGCTGGGCGTGAAGCCCCCACAGAACCTCTGGGAGTATAAG GAGGACGGCGCCGCCGAGGACCTCGTCGCCAAGCTCCTG CTCATCGCCGAGTTCGCCTGGGACTGGCTGGAGGTCCACTACTGGACGTCCCGCTTCCTCATCGTCAACGCCATGCTGCTCTCCGTCCTGGAGCTGTTCTCCTTCTGGAGGATCTGGTCTCGGAGTGAGCTGAA gACTGTGCCCCAGCGGATGTGGAGCCACTTCTGGAAGGTGTCGACCCAGGGCCTTTTCGTGGCCATGTTCTGGCCCCTCATCCCCCAGTTTGTTTGCAACTGCTTATTTTACTGGGCCCTGTACTTCAACCCGATCATTAACATCGATCTCGTGGTCAAGGAGGTCCGGCGACTCGAGACCCAGGTGTTGTGA
- the BFAR gene encoding bifunctional apoptosis regulator isoform X2, translating to MEEPPQGALSPEVREEEEEARPGNTSPQISISEFSCHCCYDILVNPTTLNCGHSFCRHCLALWWVSSKKTECPECREKWEGFPKVNILLRDAVEKLFPDAIRMRLEDIQQNQDMVQSLAAFQKYGNDQLSLAPSAGRAHQQRGGGFFSGVLTALTGVAVVLLVYHWSRRESEHDLLVHKAVTKWTAEEVVLWLEQLGPWAALYRDRFLSQRVNGRAPYAVENSHRRAILMELERVKALGVKPPQNLWEYKAVNPGRSLFLLYALKSSPRLGLLYLYLFDYTDTFLPFIHTICPLQEDGAAEDLVAKLLDLREPTWRQWREFLVKYSFLPYQLIAEFAWDWLEVHYWTSRFLIVNAMLLSVLELFSFWRIWSRSELKTVPQRMWSHFWKVSTQGLFVAMFWPLIPQFVCNCLFYWALYFNPIINIDLVVKEVRRLETQVL from the exons ATGGAGGAGCCCCcgcagggtgccctgagccccgaggtccgtgaggaagaggaggaggcccGGCCCGGAAACACCAGCCCTCAGATCTCCATCAGCGAGTTTTCCTGTCACTGCTGCTATGACATCCTGGTCAACCCCACCACTCTGAACTGTGGGCACAGCTTCTGCCGGCACTGCCTCGCCTTGTGGTGGGTCTCGTCCAAGAAAACCGAGTGTCCGGAGTGCAGAGAGAAGTGGGAAGGCTTCCCCAAGGTCAACATTCTCCTCAG GGATGCCGTCGAGAAATTATTCCCAGATGCCATTCGAATGCGACTGGAAGACATTCAGCAGAATCAGGACATGGTCCAGAGTCTGGCGGCCTTTCAGAAGTACGGGAACGAtcagctctctctggcccccagcgcCGGTCGCGCCCACCAGCAGAGAGGCGGGGGCTTCTTTTCCGGAGTGCTCACAGCTCTCACGGGAGTGGCC GTGGTCCTGCTCGTGTATCACTGGAGCCGAAGAGAGTCTGAGCACGACCTCCTGGTGCACAAGGCCGTGACCAAATGGACAGCGGAGGAAGTGGTCCTCTGGCTGGAGCAGCTGGGCCCGTGGGCCGCTCTCTACAGAGACCGGTTCCTGTCTCAGAGAGTCAACGGAAG GGCCCCGTACGCTGTGGAGAACAGCCACCGGAGAGCCATCCTCATGGAGCTGGAGCGCGTGAAGGCGCTGGGCGTGAAGCCCCCACAGAACCTCTGGGAGTATAAG GCGGTGAACCCAGGCAGGTCCCTGTTCCTGCTGTACGCCCTGAAGAGCTCCCCCAGGCTGGGCCTGCTGTACCTCTACCTGTTCGACTACACGGACACCTTCCTGCCCTTCATCCACACCATCTGCCCTCTGCAGGAGGACGGCGCCGCCGAGGACCTCGTCGCCAAGCTCCTG GACCTGAGGGAGCCCACGTGGCGGCAGTGGCGGGAATTCCTCGTCAAGTACTCCTTCCTCCCGTACCAGCTCATCGCCGAGTTCGCCTGGGACTGGCTGGAGGTCCACTACTGGACGTCCCGCTTCCTCATCGTCAACGCCATGCTGCTCTCCGTCCTGGAGCTGTTCTCCTTCTGGAGGATCTGGTCTCGGAGTGAGCTGAA gACTGTGCCCCAGCGGATGTGGAGCCACTTCTGGAAGGTGTCGACCCAGGGCCTTTTCGTGGCCATGTTCTGGCCCCTCATCCCCCAGTTTGTTTGCAACTGCTTATTTTACTGGGCCCTGTACTTCAACCCGATCATTAACATCGATCTCGTGGTCAAGGAGGTCCGGCGACTCGAGACCCAGGTGTTGTGA
- the BFAR gene encoding bifunctional apoptosis regulator isoform X1 encodes MEEPPQGALSPEVREEEEEARPGNTSPQISISEFSCHCCYDILVNPTTLNCGHSFCRHCLALWWVSSKKTECPECREKWEGFPKVNILLRDAVEKLFPDAIRMRLEDIQQNQDMVQSLAAFQKYGNDQLSLAPSAGRAHQQRGGGFFSGVLTALTGVAVVLLVYHWSRRESEHDLLVHKAVTKWTAEEVVLWLEQLGPWAALYRDRFLSQRVNGRLLLTLTEEEFSRAPYAVENSHRRAILMELERVKALGVKPPQNLWEYKAVNPGRSLFLLYALKSSPRLGLLYLYLFDYTDTFLPFIHTICPLQEDGAAEDLVAKLLDLREPTWRQWREFLVKYSFLPYQLIAEFAWDWLEVHYWTSRFLIVNAMLLSVLELFSFWRIWSRSELKTVPQRMWSHFWKVSTQGLFVAMFWPLIPQFVCNCLFYWALYFNPIINIDLVVKEVRRLETQVL; translated from the exons ATGGAGGAGCCCCcgcagggtgccctgagccccgaggtccgtgaggaagaggaggaggcccGGCCCGGAAACACCAGCCCTCAGATCTCCATCAGCGAGTTTTCCTGTCACTGCTGCTATGACATCCTGGTCAACCCCACCACTCTGAACTGTGGGCACAGCTTCTGCCGGCACTGCCTCGCCTTGTGGTGGGTCTCGTCCAAGAAAACCGAGTGTCCGGAGTGCAGAGAGAAGTGGGAAGGCTTCCCCAAGGTCAACATTCTCCTCAG GGATGCCGTCGAGAAATTATTCCCAGATGCCATTCGAATGCGACTGGAAGACATTCAGCAGAATCAGGACATGGTCCAGAGTCTGGCGGCCTTTCAGAAGTACGGGAACGAtcagctctctctggcccccagcgcCGGTCGCGCCCACCAGCAGAGAGGCGGGGGCTTCTTTTCCGGAGTGCTCACAGCTCTCACGGGAGTGGCC GTGGTCCTGCTCGTGTATCACTGGAGCCGAAGAGAGTCTGAGCACGACCTCCTGGTGCACAAGGCCGTGACCAAATGGACAGCGGAGGAAGTGGTCCTCTGGCTGGAGCAGCTGGGCCCGTGGGCCGCTCTCTACAGAGACCGGTTCCTGTCTCAGAGAGTCAACGGAAG ATTGCTTCTCACGTTGACAGAGGAGGAGTTTTCTAGGGCCCCGTACGCTGTGGAGAACAGCCACCGGAGAGCCATCCTCATGGAGCTGGAGCGCGTGAAGGCGCTGGGCGTGAAGCCCCCACAGAACCTCTGGGAGTATAAG GCGGTGAACCCAGGCAGGTCCCTGTTCCTGCTGTACGCCCTGAAGAGCTCCCCCAGGCTGGGCCTGCTGTACCTCTACCTGTTCGACTACACGGACACCTTCCTGCCCTTCATCCACACCATCTGCCCTCTGCAGGAGGACGGCGCCGCCGAGGACCTCGTCGCCAAGCTCCTG GACCTGAGGGAGCCCACGTGGCGGCAGTGGCGGGAATTCCTCGTCAAGTACTCCTTCCTCCCGTACCAGCTCATCGCCGAGTTCGCCTGGGACTGGCTGGAGGTCCACTACTGGACGTCCCGCTTCCTCATCGTCAACGCCATGCTGCTCTCCGTCCTGGAGCTGTTCTCCTTCTGGAGGATCTGGTCTCGGAGTGAGCTGAA gACTGTGCCCCAGCGGATGTGGAGCCACTTCTGGAAGGTGTCGACCCAGGGCCTTTTCGTGGCCATGTTCTGGCCCCTCATCCCCCAGTTTGTTTGCAACTGCTTATTTTACTGGGCCCTGTACTTCAACCCGATCATTAACATCGATCTCGTGGTCAAGGAGGTCCGGCGACTCGAGACCCAGGTGTTGTGA